Proteins encoded in a region of the Quercus lobata isolate SW786 chromosome 8, ValleyOak3.0 Primary Assembly, whole genome shotgun sequence genome:
- the LOC115955526 gene encoding vacuolar cation/proton exchanger 3-like isoform X2, protein MMGALNGESVHELDDESPYSLEKETCKLRSPKIEHGSSSGNSQASINVMLRNVYKSIKIVVFSNKLNLLIPFGPIAIIVKKLNGGHAWVFFLSLLGITPLAERLGYATEQLAFYTGPTVGGLLNATFGNATELIISIYALKSGMVRVVQLSLLGSILSNMLLVLGCAFFCGGLVCHKEQRFTKETAVVNSGLLLMAVMGLLFPAVLHYTHTEVHSGQSELALSRFSSCIMLIAYAAYLFFQLKSHRNLYDPLNEDGSPIEEGLNDDESAEISKWESIIWLFIMTTWISILSEYLVHAIEGTSIAWNLPLAFISVILLPIVGNAAEHASAIMFAMKDKLDISLGVAIGSSTQISMFGIPFSVVVGWMMGQRMDLDFRLFETATLFITVLVVAFMLQEGTSNYFKGLMLILCYLIVAASFFVHEDPSQGDDNQPKT, encoded by the exons ATg ATGGGGGCACTAAATGGAGAATCAGTACATGAATTGGATGATGAGAGTCCTTATAGCCTGGAAAAAGAAACTTGCAAGTTGCGTTCTCCCAAAATTGAACATGGATCGAGTTCTGGAAATTCGCAAGCTAGCATTAATGTAATGTTGAGGAATGTGTATAAGAGCATAAAGATTGTAGTTTTCTCAAATAAACTCAACTTGCTGATCCCTTTTGGGCCAATAGCAATTATTGTTAAGAAACTGAATGGTGGTCAT GCTTGGGTCTTCTTTCTAAGCTTATTGGGTATAACACCTTTGGCTGAGCGTTTAGGTTATGCTACAGA GCAGCTGGCTTTTTACACCGGACCTACAG TTGGAGGCCTTTTGAATGCTACTTTTGGTAATGCAACGGAACTTATTATATCAATCTATGCACTGAAAAGCGGAATGGTGCGTGTTGTTCAGTTGTCATTATTGGGCTCAATTCTATCAAACATGTTGCTGGTGCTAGGATGTGCATTCTTTTGTGGTGGGCTTGTTTGCCATAAGGAACAGCGGTTTACAAAG GAAACTGCTGTTGTGAACTCTGGATTGCTGTTGATGGCAGTCATGGGCCTACTTTTTCCAGCTGTTCTTCATTATACACACACTGAAGTTCATTCTGGGCAGTCAGAGTTGGCTCTTTCAAGATTTAGCAGTTGCATCATGCTTATTGCATATGCTGCATACCTCTTTTTCCAGCTAAAGTCTCATAGGAATCTCTATGATCCTCTTAATGAG GATGGGAGTCCAATTGAAGAGGGCTTGAATGACGATGAAAGTGCTGAGATCTCAAAATGGGAATCAATAATTTGGCTTTTCATTATGACTACATGGATCTCGATCCTATCTGAATATTTAGTTCATGCAATAGAg GGAACATCTATTGCATGGAATTTGCCACTTGCGTTTATTAGTGTTATTTTGCTCCCAATTGTGGGGAATGCTGCAGAGCATGCAAGTGCTATTATGTTTGCCATGAAAGACAAGCTT GACATTTCATTAGGAGTGGCAATAGGATCATCAACGCAGATATCTATGTTTGGG ATTCCTTTTTCTGTAGTTGTTGGTTGGATGATGGGGCAACGTATGGACTTAGACTTTCGGCTTTTCGAGACAGCAACGCTTTTCATAACTGTCTTAGTCGTAGCCTTCATGCTGCAG GAAGGAACTTCTAATTATTTTAAAGGTCTTATGCTTATTCTTTGCTATCTGATAGTTGCTGCAAGTTTTTTTGTACATGAAGATCCTTCTCAAGGAG ATGACAACCAACCAAAAACATAG
- the LOC115955526 gene encoding vacuolar cation/proton exchanger 3-like isoform X1, with amino-acid sequence MDYKLQPVSGRSQLEMGALNGESVHELDDESPYSLEKETCKLRSPKIEHGSSSGNSQASINVMLRNVYKSIKIVVFSNKLNLLIPFGPIAIIVKKLNGGHAWVFFLSLLGITPLAERLGYATEQLAFYTGPTVGGLLNATFGNATELIISIYALKSGMVRVVQLSLLGSILSNMLLVLGCAFFCGGLVCHKEQRFTKETAVVNSGLLLMAVMGLLFPAVLHYTHTEVHSGQSELALSRFSSCIMLIAYAAYLFFQLKSHRNLYDPLNEDGSPIEEGLNDDESAEISKWESIIWLFIMTTWISILSEYLVHAIEGTSIAWNLPLAFISVILLPIVGNAAEHASAIMFAMKDKLDISLGVAIGSSTQISMFGIPFSVVVGWMMGQRMDLDFRLFETATLFITVLVVAFMLQEGTSNYFKGLMLILCYLIVAASFFVHEDPSQGDDNQPKT; translated from the exons ATGGATTATAAGTTACAACCTGTCAGTGGCCGATCTCAGCTTGAA ATGGGGGCACTAAATGGAGAATCAGTACATGAATTGGATGATGAGAGTCCTTATAGCCTGGAAAAAGAAACTTGCAAGTTGCGTTCTCCCAAAATTGAACATGGATCGAGTTCTGGAAATTCGCAAGCTAGCATTAATGTAATGTTGAGGAATGTGTATAAGAGCATAAAGATTGTAGTTTTCTCAAATAAACTCAACTTGCTGATCCCTTTTGGGCCAATAGCAATTATTGTTAAGAAACTGAATGGTGGTCAT GCTTGGGTCTTCTTTCTAAGCTTATTGGGTATAACACCTTTGGCTGAGCGTTTAGGTTATGCTACAGA GCAGCTGGCTTTTTACACCGGACCTACAG TTGGAGGCCTTTTGAATGCTACTTTTGGTAATGCAACGGAACTTATTATATCAATCTATGCACTGAAAAGCGGAATGGTGCGTGTTGTTCAGTTGTCATTATTGGGCTCAATTCTATCAAACATGTTGCTGGTGCTAGGATGTGCATTCTTTTGTGGTGGGCTTGTTTGCCATAAGGAACAGCGGTTTACAAAG GAAACTGCTGTTGTGAACTCTGGATTGCTGTTGATGGCAGTCATGGGCCTACTTTTTCCAGCTGTTCTTCATTATACACACACTGAAGTTCATTCTGGGCAGTCAGAGTTGGCTCTTTCAAGATTTAGCAGTTGCATCATGCTTATTGCATATGCTGCATACCTCTTTTTCCAGCTAAAGTCTCATAGGAATCTCTATGATCCTCTTAATGAG GATGGGAGTCCAATTGAAGAGGGCTTGAATGACGATGAAAGTGCTGAGATCTCAAAATGGGAATCAATAATTTGGCTTTTCATTATGACTACATGGATCTCGATCCTATCTGAATATTTAGTTCATGCAATAGAg GGAACATCTATTGCATGGAATTTGCCACTTGCGTTTATTAGTGTTATTTTGCTCCCAATTGTGGGGAATGCTGCAGAGCATGCAAGTGCTATTATGTTTGCCATGAAAGACAAGCTT GACATTTCATTAGGAGTGGCAATAGGATCATCAACGCAGATATCTATGTTTGGG ATTCCTTTTTCTGTAGTTGTTGGTTGGATGATGGGGCAACGTATGGACTTAGACTTTCGGCTTTTCGAGACAGCAACGCTTTTCATAACTGTCTTAGTCGTAGCCTTCATGCTGCAG GAAGGAACTTCTAATTATTTTAAAGGTCTTATGCTTATTCTTTGCTATCTGATAGTTGCTGCAAGTTTTTTTGTACATGAAGATCCTTCTCAAGGAG ATGACAACCAACCAAAAACATAG
- the LOC115955526 gene encoding vacuolar cation/proton exchanger 3-like isoform X3, with translation MGALNGESVHELDDESPYSLEKETCKLRSPKIEHGSSSGNSQASINVMLRNVYKSIKIVVFSNKLNLLIPFGPIAIIVKKLNGGHAWVFFLSLLGITPLAERLGYATEQLAFYTGPTVGGLLNATFGNATELIISIYALKSGMVRVVQLSLLGSILSNMLLVLGCAFFCGGLVCHKEQRFTKETAVVNSGLLLMAVMGLLFPAVLHYTHTEVHSGQSELALSRFSSCIMLIAYAAYLFFQLKSHRNLYDPLNEDGSPIEEGLNDDESAEISKWESIIWLFIMTTWISILSEYLVHAIEGTSIAWNLPLAFISVILLPIVGNAAEHASAIMFAMKDKLDISLGVAIGSSTQISMFGIPFSVVVGWMMGQRMDLDFRLFETATLFITVLVVAFMLQEGTSNYFKGLMLILCYLIVAASFFVHEDPSQGDDNQPKT, from the exons ATGGGGGCACTAAATGGAGAATCAGTACATGAATTGGATGATGAGAGTCCTTATAGCCTGGAAAAAGAAACTTGCAAGTTGCGTTCTCCCAAAATTGAACATGGATCGAGTTCTGGAAATTCGCAAGCTAGCATTAATGTAATGTTGAGGAATGTGTATAAGAGCATAAAGATTGTAGTTTTCTCAAATAAACTCAACTTGCTGATCCCTTTTGGGCCAATAGCAATTATTGTTAAGAAACTGAATGGTGGTCAT GCTTGGGTCTTCTTTCTAAGCTTATTGGGTATAACACCTTTGGCTGAGCGTTTAGGTTATGCTACAGA GCAGCTGGCTTTTTACACCGGACCTACAG TTGGAGGCCTTTTGAATGCTACTTTTGGTAATGCAACGGAACTTATTATATCAATCTATGCACTGAAAAGCGGAATGGTGCGTGTTGTTCAGTTGTCATTATTGGGCTCAATTCTATCAAACATGTTGCTGGTGCTAGGATGTGCATTCTTTTGTGGTGGGCTTGTTTGCCATAAGGAACAGCGGTTTACAAAG GAAACTGCTGTTGTGAACTCTGGATTGCTGTTGATGGCAGTCATGGGCCTACTTTTTCCAGCTGTTCTTCATTATACACACACTGAAGTTCATTCTGGGCAGTCAGAGTTGGCTCTTTCAAGATTTAGCAGTTGCATCATGCTTATTGCATATGCTGCATACCTCTTTTTCCAGCTAAAGTCTCATAGGAATCTCTATGATCCTCTTAATGAG GATGGGAGTCCAATTGAAGAGGGCTTGAATGACGATGAAAGTGCTGAGATCTCAAAATGGGAATCAATAATTTGGCTTTTCATTATGACTACATGGATCTCGATCCTATCTGAATATTTAGTTCATGCAATAGAg GGAACATCTATTGCATGGAATTTGCCACTTGCGTTTATTAGTGTTATTTTGCTCCCAATTGTGGGGAATGCTGCAGAGCATGCAAGTGCTATTATGTTTGCCATGAAAGACAAGCTT GACATTTCATTAGGAGTGGCAATAGGATCATCAACGCAGATATCTATGTTTGGG ATTCCTTTTTCTGTAGTTGTTGGTTGGATGATGGGGCAACGTATGGACTTAGACTTTCGGCTTTTCGAGACAGCAACGCTTTTCATAACTGTCTTAGTCGTAGCCTTCATGCTGCAG GAAGGAACTTCTAATTATTTTAAAGGTCTTATGCTTATTCTTTGCTATCTGATAGTTGCTGCAAGTTTTTTTGTACATGAAGATCCTTCTCAAGGAG ATGACAACCAACCAAAAACATAG